In bacterium, a single window of DNA contains:
- a CDS encoding peroxiredoxin has protein sequence MPVTEGRKAPAFTLKDQNGDAHKLADYAGKNVILYFYPRDDTPGCTKEACGFRDLKRQLTRRDTVVLGCSPDGEEKHKAFIKKFKLNFPLLCDPDKKVMTKYGAFGEKMMYGKKVQGVIRSTVWIGPDGKVRKHWPKVAKAADHPAKVLEAMDEADA, from the coding sequence ATGCCCGTGACCGAAGGCCGCAAGGCCCCCGCATTCACCCTGAAGGACCAGAACGGCGATGCGCACAAGCTCGCGGACTACGCCGGCAAGAACGTGATCCTCTACTTCTATCCGCGGGACGACACGCCGGGCTGCACGAAGGAAGCCTGCGGCTTCCGTGACCTCAAGCGCCAGCTGACGCGGCGCGACACGGTCGTCCTCGGCTGCTCCCCGGACGGCGAGGAGAAACACAAGGCGTTCATCAAGAAGTTCAAGCTGAACTTCCCGCTCCTCTGCGACCCGGACAAGAAGGTCATGACGAAGTACGGCGCCTTCGGCGAGAAGATGATGTACGGCAAGAAGGTCCAGGGCGTCATTCGCAGCACGGTCTGGATCGGCCCCGACGGCAAGGTGCGCAAGCACTGGCCGAAAGTCGCGAAGGCCGCGGACCATCCGGCGAAGGTGCTCGAGGCGATGGACGAGGCGGACGCCTAG
- a CDS encoding DUF4332 domain-containing protein, which produces MANLKITEIEGIGPVLGEKFEGAGVKDTDGLLAQGGTKTGRKALAEATGLSESRILTFVNMADLFRISGVAGEYAELLVASGVDTVKELATRNAANLADKLAEVNAEKNLTRKVPTLSQVEGWIKQAGDLPAAISH; this is translated from the coding sequence ATGGCGAATCTCAAGATCACGGAAATCGAAGGAATCGGCCCGGTTCTCGGCGAGAAGTTCGAGGGTGCGGGCGTCAAGGACACCGACGGCCTGCTCGCGCAGGGCGGCACGAAGACGGGACGCAAGGCACTCGCCGAGGCCACGGGGCTCTCCGAGTCCCGGATCCTCACCTTCGTGAACATGGCGGACCTCTTCCGCATCAGCGGCGTCGCGGGCGAGTACGCGGAGCTGCTGGTCGCGTCCGGGGTGGACACGGTCAAGGAGCTCGCGACGCGGAACGCGGCGAACCTCGCCGACAAGCTCGCCGAGGTGAACGCGGAGAAGAACCTGACCCGGAAGGTCCCGACGCTCAGCCAGGTCGAGGGATGGATCAAGCAGGCGGGCGATCTGCCGGCGGCGATCTCGCACTGA
- a CDS encoding peptidoglycan-binding protein → MTRSTLLFPLLGAAVAVGLTGCASTSAPESEIARQLEESQARVASLEREVDQRQDRIQSLETQISNQTLPPVSAAPPSTRVSTPYNQIPGGDLLPPAEPGQCYARVFVPPTYETRTEDVLKSAASERLELIPATYETVEEQVLVEAASERIEVIPAVYGWVEEQVLVKAASSRLEEVPAQYEWQEEQILVKPAHTVWKKGEGPIQKLDEATGEIMCLVEVPAEYKTVRKKVQVAGPTTREIAIPAEYKTVKRQVVTTPATTRTVEVPAKYKTVKVRKVVTSASERRIPVAAEYQTVSKRVQVTEGEMAWRQILCKTNTTPDIVRNMQRALDAAGHSPGPIDGIVGRETLAALRGYQTEKGLAEGGMTLATLKSLGVQ, encoded by the coding sequence ATGACCCGTTCCACCCTCTTGTTCCCCCTGCTCGGGGCGGCGGTGGCCGTCGGACTGACCGGCTGCGCTTCCACGTCCGCCCCCGAGAGCGAGATCGCCCGTCAGCTCGAGGAGAGCCAGGCGCGCGTCGCGAGCCTCGAACGCGAAGTCGACCAGCGGCAAGACCGCATCCAGTCGCTCGAGACGCAGATCTCGAACCAGACCCTGCCCCCCGTCTCGGCGGCCCCTCCGAGCACGCGCGTCTCGACGCCGTACAACCAGATCCCGGGCGGCGATCTCCTGCCGCCGGCGGAGCCGGGGCAGTGCTACGCGCGGGTCTTCGTCCCTCCGACCTACGAGACGCGAACCGAGGACGTCCTGAAGTCGGCGGCCTCGGAACGCCTCGAGCTGATCCCCGCCACCTACGAAACCGTCGAGGAGCAGGTCCTCGTCGAAGCGGCCTCCGAGCGGATCGAAGTGATCCCGGCGGTCTACGGCTGGGTCGAGGAGCAGGTCCTCGTGAAGGCCGCGTCCAGCCGCCTCGAGGAGGTGCCGGCGCAGTACGAGTGGCAGGAGGAGCAGATCCTCGTGAAGCCGGCGCACACGGTCTGGAAGAAGGGCGAAGGTCCGATCCAGAAGCTCGACGAGGCGACGGGCGAGATCATGTGTCTCGTCGAGGTCCCGGCCGAGTACAAGACGGTCCGCAAGAAGGTGCAGGTCGCCGGCCCGACGACGCGTGAGATCGCGATCCCGGCCGAGTACAAGACGGTCAAGCGACAGGTCGTGACGACGCCGGCGACGACGCGCACGGTCGAGGTTCCGGCGAAGTACAAGACCGTGAAGGTCCGCAAGGTCGTGACGTCCGCTTCCGAGCGCCGCATCCCCGTCGCCGCGGAGTACCAGACGGTCAGCAAGCGCGTGCAGGTCACCGAAGGTGAGATGGCCTGGCGCCAGATCCTCTGCAAGACCAACACGACGCCCGACATCGTGCGCAACATGCAGCGCGCGCTCGACGCGGCGGGACACAGCCCCGGCCCGATCGACGGCATCGTCGGTCGTGAGACGCTCGCGGCCCTTCGTGGCTACCAGACCGAAAAGGGTCTGGCGGAAGGCGGCATGACGCTCGCGACCCTCAAGTCGCTGGGCGTACAATAA
- a CDS encoding mechanosensitive ion channel, producing the protein MDWNALFEELSASLGETLPMLAGAIGLLLIGWMVAVVVRAVVRGVFNRLGLNERIAATTGNEADVAGGVGKGAYYLVLLITLVAFFNVLEIEYASASLQSLVDQVLGFVPKAIAAGVLLGVAWLLAVVLRTGVTRALAATSLDEKIATEAGMRPVSESLGNVLYGLVFLLFLPGILGALEMEGLLAPVQGMLDDMLGLLPDVFGAGVIALVGLFVARLVRDLVTNLLGATGIDRLGQSAGLQGTMALSGLLGLIAYVFILVPAIIAALNALGIEAISDPATRMLGTFMDALPNVFAAVIILGVAWLVAGFLSTLASNLAGGLGVDRLPERLGIPAAESGSGSLASWVGRGVSFFVMLFALTEAANRLGFDQLSMIVATLIGFAGQVLLGGMIIAAGVWIANLVHAAMLRLAGSGGSPMAGLARYAILGLVVAMGLRAMGLADDIVNLAFGLTLGAIAVAFALSFGLGGREAAGEHMQHWLRRLRSE; encoded by the coding sequence GTGGACTGGAATGCCCTCTTCGAAGAGCTGAGCGCGTCGCTCGGCGAGACGCTACCGATGCTCGCGGGAGCGATCGGACTCCTGTTGATCGGCTGGATGGTGGCCGTCGTCGTGCGTGCGGTCGTGCGCGGCGTGTTCAACCGCCTGGGACTGAACGAACGAATCGCGGCGACGACCGGAAACGAAGCGGACGTCGCGGGGGGCGTCGGGAAGGGGGCCTACTACCTCGTCCTCCTGATCACCCTCGTCGCGTTCTTCAACGTGCTCGAGATCGAGTACGCGTCCGCCTCGCTCCAGAGTCTCGTCGACCAGGTGCTGGGCTTCGTGCCGAAGGCGATCGCCGCCGGCGTCCTCCTCGGCGTGGCCTGGCTGCTCGCGGTCGTCCTCCGGACGGGCGTCACGCGCGCCCTCGCGGCGACCTCCCTCGACGAGAAGATCGCGACCGAAGCGGGAATGCGGCCCGTGTCCGAGAGCCTCGGGAACGTGCTCTACGGACTCGTCTTCCTGCTCTTCCTGCCCGGGATCCTCGGCGCGCTCGAGATGGAGGGGCTCCTCGCGCCCGTACAGGGCATGCTCGACGACATGCTCGGGCTGCTGCCCGACGTGTTCGGCGCCGGTGTGATCGCGCTCGTGGGTCTCTTCGTCGCACGGCTCGTTCGCGACCTCGTCACGAACCTGCTCGGGGCGACCGGAATCGATCGCCTCGGCCAGAGCGCCGGGCTGCAGGGCACGATGGCCCTCTCGGGACTGCTCGGCCTGATCGCCTACGTCTTCATCCTCGTCCCCGCGATCATCGCGGCCCTGAACGCGCTCGGAATCGAGGCGATCTCGGATCCCGCCACCCGGATGCTCGGCACCTTCATGGATGCGCTGCCGAACGTGTTCGCCGCCGTGATCATCCTCGGGGTCGCGTGGCTCGTCGCGGGCTTCCTCTCGACGCTCGCGAGCAACCTCGCAGGCGGCCTCGGCGTCGATCGCCTTCCGGAGCGCCTGGGGATTCCCGCGGCCGAGTCCGGGTCTGGCAGCCTGGCGAGCTGGGTCGGTCGCGGCGTGTCGTTCTTCGTGATGCTCTTCGCCCTGACCGAGGCCGCGAATCGCCTCGGCTTCGACCAGCTCTCGATGATCGTCGCGACCCTGATCGGCTTCGCGGGGCAGGTCCTGCTCGGCGGCATGATCATCGCGGCCGGCGTGTGGATCGCGAATCTCGTCCACGCCGCCATGCTCCGTCTCGCGGGCTCCGGCGGGTCACCGATGGCCGGCCTCGCACGCTACGCGATCCTGGGTCTCGTGGTCGCGATGGGGCTGCGTGCGATGGGGCTCGCCGACGACATCGTGAATCTCGCGTTCGGCCTGACCCTCGGCGCGATCGCCGTGGCTTTCGCGCTCTCCTTCGGCCTCGGAGGACGGGAAGCGGCGGGCGAGCACATGCAGCACTGGTTGCGACGACTGCGATCCGAGTAG
- a CDS encoding PQQ-dependent dehydrogenase, methanol/ethanol family yields MRLVRRSLPLVGLACLIPALFGCPSPPGAPTETGPPDIEWRSHGGTLAEQRYSPLDEIDVENVHELGLAWSFDLMSDRGVESTPLVVEGRMFVTAPWSILHALDAKTGEKLWSFDPEVPRGMARDICCGVVNRGAAWSDGRVFLGTLDGRLIGIDAETGEALWDVDTREPEWAYSITGAPRVVEGLVVIGNAGADLGARGYVSAYHAETGELAWRTYTVPGDPAEGFESEAIERAAATWTGEWWKAGGGGTVWDALAYDPELRLLYVGTGNGAPHVRWLRSPGGGDNLYLSSILALRPETGELVWHYQTTPGDTWDYTATQHILLADLEIEGRTRKVLMQAPKNGFFFVIDRTNGEYISAEKFTEATWASHVDEQGRPVETDTDYREVAKFVRPSPYGAHSWPPMSFHPKTGLVYFPVRNMGAVFKMNPDWRYRPGTWNTGIDMAVYENFGSSEDDERWEAFLLAWDPVAQKEVWRVPHITAFNGGTLSTGDDLLFEGAADGRFVAYRASTGERLWESPVGTGVMAGPITYRVDGEQYVAVAAGWGASFAMSGGEAALLAKVRGGGRVLAWKLGGEAQVPPGRPPLGPVPPPTYSLESTRAERRLGALRYQEHCSACHGPGAVGGGSGVPDLRYMNEATHTLFPRILLEGLLQPAGMPRFDDFLSASEVRSIQAFILEQARRASAIEVRAD; encoded by the coding sequence ATGCGTCTGGTCCGTCGTTCCCTTCCGCTCGTCGGTCTCGCCTGCCTGATTCCGGCGCTCTTCGGCTGCCCGTCCCCGCCCGGCGCACCGACCGAAACCGGACCGCCCGACATCGAGTGGCGCAGCCACGGCGGCACCCTCGCGGAGCAGCGATACAGCCCCCTCGACGAGATCGACGTGGAGAACGTCCACGAGCTCGGACTCGCCTGGAGCTTCGACCTGATGAGCGATCGCGGCGTCGAGTCGACGCCGCTGGTCGTCGAAGGTCGGATGTTCGTGACCGCCCCGTGGAGCATCCTGCACGCCCTCGACGCGAAGACGGGCGAGAAGCTCTGGAGCTTCGATCCCGAGGTCCCGCGCGGGATGGCCCGGGACATCTGCTGCGGAGTCGTGAACCGCGGCGCCGCCTGGTCGGACGGGCGCGTCTTCCTCGGAACCCTGGACGGGAGATTGATCGGAATCGATGCCGAGACCGGCGAAGCGCTCTGGGACGTCGACACCCGGGAGCCCGAGTGGGCGTACTCGATCACCGGCGCCCCCCGCGTGGTCGAAGGGCTCGTCGTGATCGGCAACGCCGGCGCGGACCTTGGCGCGCGCGGCTACGTCTCCGCCTATCACGCGGAGACCGGCGAGCTCGCCTGGCGGACCTACACCGTGCCGGGCGATCCGGCGGAGGGATTCGAGTCCGAGGCGATCGAGCGCGCCGCCGCGACCTGGACCGGCGAATGGTGGAAGGCCGGCGGCGGCGGGACCGTCTGGGACGCCCTCGCCTACGACCCGGAGCTCCGGCTGCTCTACGTCGGAACCGGCAACGGCGCGCCGCATGTCCGCTGGCTCCGCAGTCCCGGGGGCGGCGACAACCTCTACCTCTCCTCGATCCTCGCGCTCCGTCCCGAGACCGGCGAGCTCGTCTGGCACTACCAGACGACCCCCGGCGACACCTGGGACTACACCGCGACCCAGCACATCCTCCTCGCCGATCTCGAGATCGAGGGCCGAACGCGGAAGGTCCTGATGCAGGCGCCCAAGAACGGCTTCTTCTTCGTGATCGATCGAACGAACGGCGAGTACATCTCGGCGGAGAAGTTCACCGAAGCGACCTGGGCCTCCCACGTCGACGAACAGGGTCGTCCCGTCGAAACGGACACGGACTATCGCGAGGTCGCGAAGTTCGTCCGACCGAGCCCCTATGGCGCCCACAGCTGGCCGCCGATGAGCTTCCATCCGAAGACCGGCCTGGTCTACTTCCCGGTCCGCAACATGGGCGCCGTGTTCAAGATGAACCCGGATTGGCGCTACCGCCCAGGCACCTGGAACACCGGGATCGACATGGCGGTCTACGAGAACTTCGGTTCGAGCGAAGACGACGAACGCTGGGAGGCCTTCCTGCTCGCCTGGGATCCCGTCGCGCAGAAGGAAGTCTGGCGCGTGCCCCACATCACGGCCTTCAACGGCGGCACGCTGTCGACGGGCGACGATCTCCTCTTCGAGGGCGCGGCGGATGGCCGCTTCGTCGCGTACCGCGCCTCGACGGGCGAGAGGCTCTGGGAATCCCCCGTCGGCACGGGCGTGATGGCCGGGCCGATCACCTACCGGGTCGACGGTGAGCAGTACGTCGCGGTGGCCGCGGGATGGGGCGCGTCGTTCGCGATGAGCGGGGGCGAGGCGGCGCTGCTCGCGAAGGTCCGCGGCGGCGGACGCGTCCTCGCCTGGAAGCTCGGCGGCGAGGCCCAGGTCCCGCCGGGCCGGCCTCCGCTCGGTCCGGTGCCACCGCCGACCTATTCCCTCGAGTCGACTCGGGCGGAGCGTCGCCTCGGCGCCCTCCGCTATCAGGAGCACTGCTCCGCCTGCCACGGCCCGGGCGCCGTCGGCGGCGGCTCCGGCGTACCGGACCTGCGGTACATGAACGAGGCGACCCACACGCTCTTCCCGCGCATCCTCCTCGAAGGGCTGCTCCAGCCCGCCGGCATGCCGCGCTTCGACGACTTCCTCTCCGCGTCCGAAGTCCGCAGCATCCAGGCCTTCATCCTCGAGCAGGCGCGCCGCGCCTCGGCGATCGAGGTCCGGGCCGACTAG
- a CDS encoding SDR family NAD(P)-dependent oxidoreductase: MAARYEGDAFRERFGPWAVIAGGSDGIGGAFARESASRGLDVALIARRAEPLDALARSIEADFGVATRTIQADLTRDDIGQTVADATVDLDVGLFVYNAGSNPAAGHFLDQAVDDALFLVSLSCRAPVVLGHHFGARLRARGRGGLVFMSSLACLSGSGNQATYSATKAFDTTLAEGLWAELSPAGIDVLGVLAGATRTETVMQQEPEAFADAMPPTEVARGALDHLGKGPNWVPGPTNQAAARGMWPVPRVGVINGMTAASAGLFGLPVSPVEGIEFDEGD; the protein is encoded by the coding sequence ATGGCCGCTCGCTACGAGGGCGACGCTTTCCGCGAACGGTTCGGGCCCTGGGCGGTGATCGCCGGCGGATCCGACGGAATCGGCGGCGCGTTCGCGCGCGAATCGGCCTCACGCGGTCTCGACGTCGCGTTGATCGCGCGACGTGCCGAGCCGCTCGATGCGCTCGCCCGATCCATCGAAGCGGACTTCGGGGTCGCGACCCGGACGATCCAGGCGGACCTCACGCGCGACGACATCGGCCAGACGGTCGCGGACGCGACCGTGGATCTCGACGTCGGTCTCTTCGTCTACAACGCCGGCTCCAATCCCGCGGCCGGTCACTTCCTCGACCAGGCGGTCGACGACGCGCTCTTCCTCGTCTCGCTCAGCTGCCGCGCGCCGGTCGTGCTCGGCCACCACTTCGGCGCGCGACTCCGCGCGCGCGGGCGCGGCGGTCTCGTCTTCATGTCCTCTCTCGCCTGCCTCTCCGGGAGCGGAAACCAGGCGACCTACTCCGCGACCAAGGCCTTCGACACGACCCTCGCCGAGGGTCTCTGGGCGGAGCTCTCCCCGGCCGGCATCGACGTACTCGGCGTGCTGGCCGGCGCCACGCGGACCGAGACCGTGATGCAGCAGGAGCCGGAGGCCTTCGCCGACGCGATGCCGCCGACCGAGGTCGCGCGCGGCGCCCTCGACCATCTCGGCAAGGGGCCCAACTGGGTCCCCGGTCCCACGAACCAGGCCGCGGCCAGGGGGATGTGGCCCGTGCCGCGGGTCGGCGTGATCAACGGGATGACGGCCGCCTCGGCGGGGCTCTTCGGGCTGCCGGTGTCACCCGTCGAAGGCATCGAGTTCGACGAGGGCGACTGA
- the htpX gene encoding protease HtpX, whose product MKRIALFLLTNLAVILVISVIFSIFGIGNVLDEQGVDLDLQALLIYSAVIGFTGSFISLAMSKFMAKRSTGCQNIEDSTDPEAQWIVSRVRAHAEAAGIGMPEVCVFPANEPNAFATGMRRDSALVAVSTGLLRGMNRNEVDAVIGHEVAHIANGDMVTLTLIQGVVNTFVVFFSRIAGHLVDRLVFKTERGHGPGYWIVSLVAQMLLGILASIIVCWFSRQREFRADAGGAQYAGSENMIGALERLKGGTAELPDGMAAMGIGGGGFAKLFSTHPPLDERIAALRANRG is encoded by the coding sequence ATGAAGCGCATCGCGCTCTTCCTTCTCACCAACCTGGCGGTGATCCTGGTGATCTCCGTGATCTTCTCGATCTTCGGGATCGGGAACGTGCTCGACGAGCAGGGGGTCGACCTCGACCTCCAGGCCCTGCTGATCTACTCGGCGGTCATCGGTTTCACGGGCTCCTTCATCTCGCTCGCGATGTCGAAGTTCATGGCCAAGCGCTCGACGGGCTGCCAGAACATCGAGGACAGCACGGACCCCGAGGCCCAGTGGATCGTCAGCCGGGTGCGCGCCCACGCGGAAGCCGCCGGGATCGGCATGCCCGAGGTCTGCGTCTTCCCCGCGAACGAGCCGAACGCCTTCGCGACGGGCATGCGCCGGGACAGCGCCCTGGTCGCCGTCTCGACCGGCCTCCTCCGCGGCATGAACCGCAACGAAGTGGACGCCGTGATCGGACACGAGGTCGCCCACATCGCGAACGGCGACATGGTCACCCTGACCCTGATCCAGGGCGTCGTGAACACCTTCGTCGTCTTCTTCTCGCGCATCGCCGGTCACCTCGTCGACCGGCTCGTCTTCAAGACCGAGCGCGGTCACGGCCCCGGCTACTGGATCGTCTCGCTCGTCGCGCAGATGCTGCTCGGCATCCTCGCCTCGATCATCGTCTGCTGGTTCTCCCGGCAGCGCGAGTTTCGCGCCGACGCCGGCGGTGCCCAGTACGCCGGCTCCGAGAACATGATCGGGGCCCTCGAACGCCTGAAGGGCGGAACCGCCGAGCTTCCGGACGGGATGGCGGCGATGGGAATCGGCGGCGGCGGCTTCGCGAAGCTCTTCTCGACCCATCCGCCCCTCGACGAACGGATCGCCGCGCTCCGGGCGAACCGCGGGTAG
- a CDS encoding DUF1080 domain-containing protein yields MTPRRFEAIASTLALALALIALPVAATEESDDRPTRIEPWAPATPNTLTAAERAAGWRLLFDGRSGAGWQAADEATFPADGWSTDDGTLSIRKAGLVEFRAGGDLFSRERFGDFVLDFEFQVAREGNSGVKYRAEPQREMGFVHALGCEFQILDDAGHPDANRGRPGTRRLAGLYDLLAPNAAPFRGVDAWNQGRVHLEDGRLSHYLNGIRVVDVQLDSPEWREALAASKFAARTGFCASPRGHIVLQDHGDLTRFRNVRIRSLDPSPDDS; encoded by the coding sequence GTGACGCCGCGCCGCTTCGAGGCGATCGCTTCGACGCTCGCTCTCGCACTCGCCCTGATCGCGCTCCCGGTCGCCGCGACCGAAGAATCCGACGACCGACCGACCCGGATCGAACCGTGGGCACCCGCCACACCGAATACGCTCACGGCGGCGGAACGCGCCGCGGGCTGGCGCCTTCTCTTCGACGGGCGGAGCGGAGCGGGATGGCAGGCCGCGGACGAAGCGACCTTTCCTGCGGACGGGTGGTCCACCGACGACGGCACGCTCTCGATCCGGAAGGCCGGTCTGGTCGAGTTCCGGGCGGGCGGAGATCTCTTCAGCCGGGAACGCTTCGGGGACTTCGTCCTCGACTTCGAGTTCCAGGTCGCCCGCGAGGGCAACAGCGGCGTCAAGTACCGCGCCGAGCCCCAGCGCGAGATGGGCTTCGTCCACGCCCTCGGGTGCGAGTTCCAGATCCTGGACGACGCCGGTCACCCGGACGCGAACCGCGGCCGCCCCGGAACCCGCCGGCTCGCCGGGCTCTACGACCTGCTGGCCCCGAACGCAGCGCCCTTTCGCGGCGTGGACGCCTGGAACCAGGGCCGGGTCCACCTCGAGGACGGACGACTCTCGCACTATCTGAACGGAATCCGCGTGGTCGACGTCCAACTGGACTCGCCCGAGTGGCGTGAAGCCCTCGCCGCCAGCAAGTTCGCGGCGCGAACGGGCTTCTGCGCGTCCCCCCGCGGACACATCGTCCTCCAGGATCACGGGGACTTGACGCGGTTCCGGAACGTGCGCATCCGTTCGCTGGATCCGTCACCCGACGATTCCTAG
- a CDS encoding NAD(P)/FAD-dependent oxidoreductase — translation MSTTSHDSTPDAIVIGSGPNGLAAAIELARNGASVRVVEAADEVGGGTRSAELTLPGFLHDVCSAVHPMGILSPYYRQLPLDEHGLEWVLPPASVAHPLDDADAVMIYRSLDRTADELGRDRRNYIRLIEPLMRDAHGLLADAMAPLGIPKHPIQMARFGLRAAFSANRLARLLFREERARALLAGCAGHSVLPLSQPLTAALGTLFALTAHVENWPVARGGSQSIGRALASYFTSLGGEIELGHRVERLDALPDAKVVLFDTSPSQLASIGADDLPAGYRRRLERYRYGPGAFKVDWALDGPIPWKDQRCLEASTVHVGGTLEEICASERDMYAGRLNDKPYLILCQQSQFDDRRAPAGQHTGYAYCHVPHGSTVDRTEAIERQIERFAPGFRDRILARHTTNAAEFEAHNPNYVGGAITGGVADAFQLFNSPVTRLDPYSTPNPRLFICSAATPPGGGVHGLGGYFAARSALKRLGRA, via the coding sequence ATGAGCACCACCTCGCACGACTCCACCCCTGACGCGATCGTGATCGGCTCCGGACCGAACGGTCTCGCGGCGGCGATCGAGCTCGCCCGAAACGGTGCGAGCGTGCGCGTCGTCGAGGCGGCCGACGAAGTGGGCGGCGGGACGCGCAGCGCCGAGCTGACCCTGCCCGGCTTCCTTCACGACGTGTGCTCCGCCGTACACCCCATGGGCATCCTGTCGCCGTACTACCGGCAGCTTCCACTCGACGAGCACGGCCTCGAATGGGTCCTCCCCCCGGCCTCGGTCGCGCATCCCCTCGACGACGCGGACGCGGTCATGATCTACCGCTCCCTCGACCGGACCGCGGACGAGCTCGGCCGCGACCGGAGGAACTACATCCGACTGATCGAGCCGCTGATGCGGGACGCGCACGGGCTGCTGGCCGACGCGATGGCCCCGCTCGGGATCCCGAAGCACCCGATCCAGATGGCGCGCTTCGGACTCCGGGCCGCGTTCTCGGCCAATCGGCTGGCACGATTGCTCTTCCGGGAGGAGCGGGCGCGCGCGCTGCTGGCGGGATGCGCGGGGCATTCGGTCCTCCCGCTGTCGCAGCCCTTGACCGCCGCGCTCGGGACCCTCTTCGCCCTGACCGCCCATGTCGAGAACTGGCCGGTCGCCCGCGGCGGCTCCCAATCGATCGGTCGCGCCCTCGCTTCCTACTTCACGAGCCTCGGCGGAGAGATCGAGCTCGGCCATCGCGTCGAGCGCCTCGATGCGCTCCCCGACGCGAAGGTCGTCCTCTTCGACACCTCCCCGTCCCAGCTCGCCTCGATCGGCGCGGACGATCTGCCGGCAGGCTACCGCCGTCGTCTCGAGCGCTACCGCTACGGCCCCGGTGCGTTCAAGGTCGACTGGGCCCTCGACGGACCGATTCCCTGGAAGGACCAGCGCTGCCTCGAAGCCTCGACGGTCCACGTGGGCGGCACCCTCGAAGAGATCTGCGCTTCGGAACGCGACATGTACGCGGGGCGCCTCAACGACAAGCCCTACCTGATCCTCTGCCAGCAGAGTCAGTTCGATGACCGCCGCGCGCCAGCGGGACAGCACACGGGCTACGCCTACTGCCACGTTCCCCACGGCTCGACCGTCGATCGTACGGAAGCGATCGAGCGCCAGATCGAACGCTTCGCCCCCGGCTTCAGGGACCGGATCCTCGCGCGGCACACGACGAACGCCGCCGAGTTCGAGGCCCACAACCCGAACTACGTGGGCGGCGCCATCACCGGCGGCGTGGCGGATGCATTCCAGCTCTTCAACAGCCCGGTCACCCGCCTCGATCCCTATTCGACGCCGAACCCGCGGCTCTTCATCTGCTCGGCCGCGACGCCCCCGGGCGGCGGCGTCCATGGCCTCGGCGGATACTTCGCCGCTCGGTCCGCGCTGAAGCGACTGGGCCGCGCGTGA
- a CDS encoding SelL-related redox protein, with amino-acid sequence MAGRPIDAACLEAPVTGVGLVPGTLGDQLEASGDRVSLLVFLRHFGCIFCRETLADLRAASEADEAYPDVLFFFQGSATEGRAFLRRYWPDARAIADPDLEFYERFGVRRASFLEALGPAVVLGARSRARAKGHENGPRSGDIWRMPGVFAVADKEIIWAHQPRHAADHPDFDRIPSIVSAATTD; translated from the coding sequence ATGGCCGGACGGCCGATCGATGCAGCCTGTCTCGAGGCGCCGGTCACGGGCGTCGGACTCGTGCCGGGGACCCTGGGCGATCAGCTCGAGGCGAGCGGTGACCGGGTGTCGCTCCTCGTCTTCCTGCGTCACTTCGGCTGCATCTTCTGCCGGGAGACGCTGGCGGATCTTCGCGCGGCGTCGGAGGCCGACGAGGCCTACCCGGACGTCCTCTTCTTCTTCCAGGGGAGTGCCACCGAAGGGCGCGCCTTCCTTCGCCGCTACTGGCCCGACGCCCGGGCCATCGCGGATCCCGATCTCGAATTCTACGAGCGCTTCGGCGTGCGTCGCGCGAGCTTCCTCGAGGCGCTCGGGCCGGCAGTGGTTCTCGGCGCCCGTTCACGCGCGCGGGCCAAGGGCCACGAGAACGGTCCGCGTAGCGGGGACATCTGGCGCATGCCGGGCGTCTTCGCCGTCGCGGACAAAGAGATCATCTGGGCCCACCAGCCGCGACATGCGGCGGATCACCCTGACTTCGATCGGATCCCGTCGATCGTCTCCGCCGCGACCACGGACTGA
- a CDS encoding DUF393 domain-containing protein, whose protein sequence is MAASVLPQPEAQPVEWRFRVFFDGACPLCKREIDVVRRLDAGAGRVDLVDLSLPGFDATAYGLEQATIEERIHGMLPDGTIVEGVDVFIHLYEALDRGWIVRIAHVGLVRAVLDRLYTWFARNRLRLTGRAPKTCPVEPDA, encoded by the coding sequence TTGGCGGCGTCGGTTCTCCCCCAGCCCGAAGCCCAGCCGGTCGAGTGGCGCTTCCGCGTCTTCTTCGACGGCGCGTGCCCGCTGTGCAAGCGCGAGATCGACGTGGTTCGGCGCCTGGACGCAGGCGCCGGACGCGTCGACCTCGTGGATCTTTCGCTGCCCGGCTTCGACGCGACCGCGTACGGCCTGGAACAGGCCACGATCGAGGAGCGGATCCACGGGATGCTGCCGGACGGCACGATCGTGGAGGGAGTGGACGTGTTCATCCACCTCTACGAAGCCCTCGACCGCGGCTGGATCGTGCGGATCGCCCACGTCGGCCTGGTTCGCGCGGTACTCGACCGGCTCTACACCTGGTTCGCGCGGAATCGCCTGCGGCTGACCGGCCGCGCGCCGAAGACCTGTCCCGTCGAACCCGACGCCTAG